The nucleotide sequence TCCCCTCTTGGTCACTCAGAGTGACAGAAACAGTCACTTCTCACAGGAAGGTGTCCAGCATTTAATCTGCATTTTAGTTGTGTTAATTTGCATAACGAACTTCAAATCCCTCCCTCAAACCTTTGTTATATGGGGATCAACTTCTTTGGGTTTCCATCTAAACACAGACttttaggaagagaaaagcagCAGAGATGCTGGGGCTGGACAAGGTCTGGGGGACTGGGGCAGGAGtggtgctgggctgggcagggcaaGTGAGACTATACCTGCTTTCTGACTTTTTCTCCCCAGGAGATTCTCTACTCTTCAGTCCTAAGGAGAGATGGCATTCATGGGGTCCCGCATTTAGAGATTAAGAGGAAGCCAAATACAAAAACCTCCCTTCAAACAGcattcatatacacacatacacaaagacaaCATACAATCCACAATCCCACTCACCCAGGAACACACAAGGCCAGGGTCCCATGGCCTGACCGCACTTGCCAGCCCGCTGTCACAATGCACAGACCCAGAGCCTACCACTCTGTTGGAAGAACCGCCCCGCCCCCGCATCTTCCCCACAGTTGATATGTCACATTGGAGTCCGAACACGGACCTGGGTGTCTCTGCAGCGCGCCATTTACATTTCTCTCTCGATCTGTCAACCTGTCTcagctcttgtctctctctctctgtctctgtctcttcctctccccctctggGCCTGTCAGTAAGTCTCTTTTCGAagcgttgtctctgtctctgggtctctatctggctttctgtctctttgattTCTGTCGCTCCTTCTCTGCTATCCTGTCGGTTTCCTGCTCACTCCCCTAGactgatctgttttctctttcGCTCCTTCaacctctttcctgctttgcaccccaccccaccctcacccccacccccgccaacaCTGGGGGTCGAGGGTAGAGGCGGCTGGAAATTTGCCTTTTCCAATTCAGGCCAACATGTACTCATTGAACCCTTTACCAAATGTTATTGGGTCACCGGCACTGAGGGGCATGGCGTGGCGAATTTCTTTTATCCACCTTTATGTATGTTtgtgggcttttcttttcttttggggggggcgCTTTTTAGCTCTGGAATCcacctctgtcttctttctgtttGTATCTAGACCCCTTTTTAATCACATATCTATTTCTGGCTTCCTCTGGGCTCCGGGAATACCGAACTCAGGGTGCAGTGAAAGTAAGGCTAGGGTGGGGGCAGTGAACCCCTGCAGAATCCGCTCAGAACCAGGCAGTTACCGAGAAGCTGGGGGGACGCGGGTGGGGGCCTttgcctgccccgcccccgcgctTCCCGCTCTGGGCGCCAGGGGTCGCTCCTCCCCGGGCCGCTTATAGAGGCTCCCGCCGCTCAGCGGCTCACACCACCCGCACTGCCGCCccgggagggaggagaggaaggttagggacgcagagagagagagctctagcAGGAGAGAAACGCGGGGCAAGGCTCTAGCAGGGGCTCTGGCCGAGGCCGGGGTAGAGAGGCGCGTCAGTGCTCTCCGAGAGCCAGAGCGCAAACCTCCAAGGAGGTCGCGTGCGGTGGGCTCCACCCGTAGCGCAGAGTCCGGGACGTCCAGAGCGCAGAGAGTAGTCCCCCGCTCCGGACCGGAACGATCCGTCTGGGTAGCCGGGGACCTAGGCGCCGCCATCCTTAAGAAGGCAGCTGTCCGGAGAGCAAGCGTCCTAGATCTGTAAGAAACCAGCCGTCAGAGAAGCCGCTGATTTCAGGCGCCCAGGAACCTTAGGCTGAACAGGAGGGTAATAGAGGAGCACGGGTTTTGAACCGTCGGGAGCCCCCCAGACCAActcacggggcgggggggggggacctccACCTTGACGGAAGGTTTGGGGAACGGCACCGCTGAGGCGGGAGCCCGCAGGGCCGGGGGGAGGGCGGGCTCAGCCGTCGGGGGGGTCCCGACCCAAGCCCGAGTCCGGCCACAGCCTCCGGGGCCCGCGGAGAGTCCCGGGCCTCCGCCGCCATTGCGCCCAAGAGTGAGGAGGATTTGCTGGCCCTGGCCGCATCGCGGCTGAGCCGCCGCAAGCGGGTGGCGGGCGCGGCCGTCGGGGTGGCcatggtgctgctgctgctggtggccaTTCCGCTGCTGGTGCATAGCTCCCGCGGTCCGGCGCACTATGAGATGCTGGGTCGCTGCCGCATGGTGTGCGACCCACACGGGCCCCAAGGCCCTGGACCCGACGGTGCGCCCGCCTCCGTGCCCCCCTTCCCTCCGGGGGCCAAGGGAGAGGTGGGCAGGCGCGGGAAGGCAGGTCTGCGAGGACCACCGGGACCCCCAGGTCCCAGAGGGCCTCCAGGAGAGCCGGGCAGGCCAGGTCCGCCAGGTCCTCCTGGCCCAGGCCCTGGCGGAGTGGCGCCCCCTGCCGGCTACGTGCCTCGCATTGCCTTCTACGCGGGTCTGCGGCGGCCACACGAAGGTTATGAGGTGCTGCGCTTCGACGACGTGGTGACCAATGTGGGAAACGCTTACGAGGCGGCCAGCGGCAAGTTCACCTGCCCCATGCCAGGTGTCTACTTCTTCGCTTACCATGTGCTCATGCGCGGCGGTGACGGCACCAGCATGTGGGCCGACCTAATGAAGAATGGACAGGTGAGatgcccccaccccagacccagaGGCGACAGGTTAGCTTTCTAAATCTCCCTGTACTCATTACATTCAAGGACTGCATTCGAACCCCTCCCCTAACAGCGTCACTGAGTCTAGAAATGCCAGGCTGCCTAGAACTTATAAATCGTTTCATCTAGCCAAAGAGGAATTAGTggccagagaaaggaaatgacGTGTCCAGGGTCTCACCGACCATTAGGAATGGTGTCAGAATGAGAACTCAGGACACAAAACTTAATGTCTCTGCAGCTGCTATCTCACACTCCAACTATATAGGCAACCCTGTATCAAACTTGTTTCATGTGTCTCCCTGCCACTTAGTGTCTTTTCTCATCCTGTCTTGGGCCACCCTCTCTCCTGAGGCAGGCCTTCTGGCTTTCGGGTTTCCCAGCCTCCCAATGGTTGAGTTACCTGGAATCTGGCTCCTTTGAATTAGAATGGAATCTGGGTCTCTGGCCATGGGCTGTCAGCAGCTGTTCTTGTGTGGGGGCATTcagcttggattttttttaaatagaaaatgcaaaaaagaaagaatttgccCAGGTCCTGGGACCAATTCTACAGCTGGCCTTACCCTTACTAATACTGAGTCAGAAAGCAGAGGTGGAAGTGATGTGGCATGGCAGCTCAGGGGCCAGCCAGGTGGCCTGACGGAAAGGATTTAGAGGGGGAAAGACGCAAAGGGCAGATCAAGCAGAAGCTTTGGCCCCGGGGCCTGGTTCTGTAGGCCCCACATCTTCCTTGGCAACCtctgggctccaggttctgctaCTCCCTGTCCCTGTGGACAGAGTCCGAGTCACTGCCACCTTGGCTTGGGAGAATAGCTCCAAGGACTCAGCTGGAGGACTGGGACACACCTAAAGGGAACAAGAAGGCGCAGGGGCAGGGGTTCAGGGTGGTGTCTGGGCCCCACAAGCCGCAGGAGGTAAGACTGGGGCTGAGTGGTGACCTCTGAATGCCACGCACCATGGGGTGGTTTTGACCATGGCGCATCAGGGCTGCCGGTCTTGGCGTCCAAACCCAGGTCCTGCTTCGGCTGCAGCACCCTCCAGCTCCAGGACTAGCAGGCACTGCATTGGGAATCTCCTCCCAGCAGGGCCACCCCAGGAACCCAAGGAAagagagtgtgtctgtgtgtgtatgggaGTGAGGGCTGTTTGTATGTAAgggagtgagagtgtgtgtgtgtctgatgcGGGTGTCTGCGGGTGCAGAGTACCAAGGTGTGATAACAGAGCAGCGTCTATGTGCATGTGGCACCGAGGAGGTGTGTGTGGTCTCTGCAGGGTGTctgtgagcaggaggagggggcgaGTGTCTATCTAGAGTGCTGGTTCGGAGAGCCGGGGCCGCGCGGCTCCCACTCTGTATTCTGCAGCGCGGACGCTGCGGCCCTGGGGACGGTAAATAGTGATTAGAATAATGATGAATAATTAATGAGTTAATAACCAGCCCCCGCGGGACGGGAagaggggggctggggaaggggctgggcgCCAGGGGCGACCAGTAGTGAggccagagggaaggaagggttaCCTGTTGGGCGAAAGGCAACCCCCATTTCATGGCGCCGGTGGGTGCTAGAAGGGGAAAGGGCACCCAGAGGCGAGAATGCATCATTGCACCTTCTCATGGCCCACACCCTTACTTGCATAGGTACAGACACACCTGTGCCCTATCACTGAGGGAAGGGAATCCAAGTTTAGGAGGTCAGAGCGGGTTCAGAATGTTAGAAATTATCCTACAGcctaattttattgtttaaataattgCAAACCCTATATAGCGTTATCTAGGTGCAAAGCACTATTCTAACACACTTCACACgtagtaactcatttaatcctaataaCCTTACGAGATAGGCTTTATTATTATCTCCCATCTTATAGTTCACATTGACGACCAGAGAAGGCATGAAACTTGGCCGAATCGCACAGCTAGTAAACGGCAGGGCCCGGGAAGCTCAGCGAACTTCTGCCCTCTCCTTGTCCTCCCCGGCCCCTGCAGCCTGCTACCCTCGCGCCCCCTTGCCAGGCCCAGCTGCACCTACTCCGCCCGACacttctctccacccccagctCGGCGCAGGGCCTGAGTGGGTTGTTCCGTTCTCCCCTGCTAGGTCCGGGCCAGCGCCATTGCTCAGGACGCGGACCAGAACTACGACTACGCCAGCAACAGCGTCATCCTGCACCTGGATGTGGGCGATGAAGTCTTCATCAAGCTGGACGGCGGGAAGGTGCACGGCGGTAACACCAACAAGTACAGCACCTTCTCTGGCTTCATCATCTACCCGGACTGAGCAGGGCCCTTCCCCCGTGCCCCTGCTCGCCCTTCGCCTCCGCTCCCCTCTTCACCCACCTGCAGCCGGCCCCACCCAAGGCGCCACCCAATCCTTCcagagcctggaggtggggcGGACCCTCCTGCTCCCGGAGGCGGCCTTGCTGGGCGGACTCTGGGCGCTCCGGGGTCTAAGTggccagggagaggaggaagccGGGCTGAGGAGGAACCGAGCGGCTCGGGAAGGGACCGCCGGCTTCAGAGTGCGCGCCTGTGAAAGCCGACCCGAGGGGGCCGGAGGTCGGGCCCTCTCTTCTGCTAGGAGCTGGGGACCAGCTTCACCACCGGAAGCTGCCAGCAGAATGGTGGCGGTGCGCGCGCgtttggtggtggtggcggtgtgTGTGCGGGGATGGAGAGCAGAAACAGGAGCCCATCTAGGTGGGAGGACGGGAAACGTCTGGAGGGGGTCAGGCTCCTCCTCTGTCACCACAACTTTCTCTCaccattctctccttccctcatccCCATTTTCAGGCTCCAGGCACCGCCTTGGCAGCCTTCCTATAAACTGAAAGAACAAGTGAATTCTTTCTTAGCATTTAAAACTCATTCTGTACAGCCCCCATTTCACCCCCATTCCGCCTAGGCCCTGGGGCTACAGCTGCTGTTGCCTCTCCCAATAAAGCGAAGTTGGAGAATGTGTGTGCCTCCTAACTTGGTGCACAGCGTGGGGGGAAATGGCTGACCCTGTCCCTCTCTTTTCAAGGACTCTCACCCTGCCACTCTCTGCCAGAGGAAAACTTTACTTATTCCTGGCAAGGCCTGTCTCTGCTGGACGAGAGGGCTAGCCCAGGACTTCTTCTACTCGGATATGGGGAGGAGTATCAGCTTCAGGACAGCTTGGAGACCTTGTATTGTAGGGAGACGCCAGCTAGAATGACACTAACAAGGGAGGATTCCAGAGATATGGGTCCCGTCCTGCTTTCTGCCTGCTGCAGGTGGACTTGTAAGGAGAGGAGCTCTAAGGGTTGAGGGAGTTGGTGATGGTTCCTAAGAGTGGCATGGATCTCAAGAAGCAAGATCAGGTCCTCAAAGGCCCACATTTGCCAGATGGGCAGGAGCAGTTTGTCTCTTTAGGATAGCTCTTAGGTAAGAGAGTctgggggagcccagggcccACCTCTAAGCTGGAGGACACTGCCACCGTGTGGGCAATGGGAGAGCAACAGTCGTAGCTGGCCTAGGTCAGCCCAGAGGGAAACAGACATTTGGAGACTTTAGAAactttattggggtgcctgggtggctcagtcagttgagcgtatgactcttggttttggctcaggtcattatctctcaggTTTGTGAAAAGCCCCAAGTAGGCTTTGAGCTGacggcctggggcctgcttgggattttctctttctgcccctcccctggtctctctctcaaaattaataaatgaacattttttttaaaatactttattgaagGATAATAAATAAGGGCTAAAAGGAAGGAGCAAGGCAGGGCAGGATGTGGATGTATCATGATGGAGAGTCCTGTGGGGCCGCAGAACCAACTGGAATAAAACACTGGAGAGAGAGACCTTGTCACAGCCCAGCCATCCTTGAGTAGTAGCcaacccttccccactcaccactgctgcccaccccccactctccctctccccacaccacCCTACTTTCCACAGGCTTGCTATGCAGGCTCAGCTTGGCTGTGAATGGGAGGCTTACCAAGGCGTCCTGCCATTCAAGTAACGTGGCCACAGGGTTGGTGCAGACCCGGGTGGGGCCTGACGGTGGGGCTCGGCTGGTGTAGAAGGCACACTCGTCATCCAGGCGGGCCTCATGGAAGCAGTGGATGGCAGTCAAACATGCTTTGAGGCGCTGCCTCAGAGCCATGGTTCTAGGGGCCAGGTTGCTGGGGCCTGAGGGCCGAGGACCAGAGAGACTTGAGGGCAGGCTCTGGAGCCCTAAACTCCCACCATATACAGCGCTTCCCCACTCCCTCACCAAGGGACACGCCATTAACAGCACATTGCTTGAGGAGCAACTCCTCCCTTTTTCCTGAAAGAGCATCAGGCTGGGGCAGGGTAGGTGGGGAAATGCAAGCAGTGGGACCAGCTGGTGCAAGATAGGGTCCCTCTCTCAGTGAGGGACACAAGCCCTTTGTCACAAGCCCTTCCAAGGGTCTCCTTACCTGCCTGGCCTGTTGGGGGCCTCAGTGATCGGAGTGAGTGAATGGGGGGGCTGGCACAGAGTGGGCGTTGGGAGGAGAAGATCAGGCAGGTGGTCGCTGGAGCCCACTGACGGCAGCAGGGCTGTGGGCTGGACTCTGGACTTGTAGGTTCCAGGGAGCAGGCCTCTGATGCCCCAGGCTCTATCCTAGGGGAGGGCTCTAGGAGTCCAGTCTGCCCTTGGGGGTCTGCCGGAAGGGGTCGAGGctctcctggagggcagggctcTGATACCTCAGGCTGTTCCTGGACAGAGGGTTCTGGTAtcccaggctccctgctatcGCTGGGCTCTGGAGGCTGAGCTATCTCCAGCTTTGCTCCTGTGCAGAACTGTGGCTCCACTCGCTCCTCTGGGAGGCAGGGCTTTGGTAGCACAGGGTCCTCTAACAGTCCAGGAAGGGGTAAGGCCCCTGAATTCTGCTCCGGGGCATTTGGAGTTCTAGAAATCTCAGCCAGCAGGGGCTGAAGTTCAACCATATCCAGAGCAGAGCCTCCATTTAGGGGGACACACTTGTCCCCTGCGAGCCCTTCTACCTCCCGTCGCAACAGCTGCTGCAGGATACTGATGCGCTGTGGGTGGGAGAGGAGTTACCCAGGGTGATGTCAGGGTGTGGGTTCAAGTCTCCACCCATACTGTCCTGTTCCcatacttctctctcttcctgcgtTCCCTTCCCAGGGGCGTTGCAGCCAATTAGGTGTCAAAGCTGCATGCCCACAGAGACCCACCTGCATCTTCAGCTCCTGGAGCTTGGGGGTTGTGCCAGGGTGGGGTCCATGAGGAGTTGCCACAGTGGGTTTCCCAGGACCCTCGTGCAAACTCACACAACTCTCCTGGTCAAATAACCGGACTGCAATTTGCTCCTGCCACACGGGAGGAGAGGGGCCTTGTGAGGAAGCCAGGCTGGGGCAGGAAGACCAGCCCAATCCCACCCTCATGAAGAAGGGATCAGGTGAGTTGAGAGGACATAGATTAGGAGgggcagcagaggaggagggagaggtggagagttGGAAGCTTTGCCAGAGAGCCCACCTACCTCAAACTGCTGGGCTCAGGCCAATGGGACCCAGAGAGGGATCTCAGCACGGAAAGGCCTCAGACACTtacccagggcagggcaggctcTTCAGGGCAAGGCTGAGGGGAGAGGCCGCTCAAACACCTGGCCTGAGACAGAAGGGAGACATCATAGCTTTCTCCGTACCCATCCGTCCCCTACCTCCCCTACCTGGCCTGTGCCAGctacctcccctgctctctctctccactcttccTTACCTGCTGAACTCTGGGGGCTGATAGAGTGGGTGTGAACTGGGTTTTGGGGCGAATGGCAAGACGCCGCAAAACTGAATACGAggtctggggagagaggaggatggTTGAGCAGGAACAAAACCTAGACAGAGCAGGGATCCCAGCCAGACTGCTCTGCCCTCGCCCAGTCCCCGGGACTTGTGGATACAAACGGGAGCTGAGGTGCCAGGCGAGGGTACGCGCTGAGCCCTTCCGAAGGGTGATGGGTGGGCGATGGAAGGCGGCACCACACGGCCAGGGGAGGGTATCAGGTGGGAGGCGCGGCCGTCCTGTGGAGAGGAATGAGGTGGAAGAGGGATCGCTCCCCCTTTGCATTCCTATGTCTTCTCATTACAGCAGCCAGCACTATTCCATTAAGACCTAATCAAATCCTGTCTCTCCCTTGTTCATCACCCCTCCCCATGGCTTTCCAAGCAAAAGCCAAGGCCTCACACTGGTTTATAAATCCTTACCCAATCTGATCTTGCCTTCATCCTAACCACACCTCCTGTCACCCCCCTTGCTCTGCTTCAGCCTGGCTGGAGTCCTCTTTCTGCTGATCCTTAAACACATGAGGCACATTCCCTCTTCAGGGCCTTTGTAGCTGCGGTTCTTCTCGCCTGGAACGTCCTTATCCCAGATACCTGCACGGTTCACTCCCCCGGCTCCTTTTGGTCTTCACTAAAATTTCATCTTCTCAACGCGATTCCCCTGACCAATCTATCTGAAATTGCAGTATCTTGCTCCCTACTTCCACACCCCCTTCagtgcctacttttttttttttaagttatcaccACCTGACATGCTACATATTTTACACATGGGTTTACTTTTTGTCTCCCCCTTCTAGAATATGAACTTATTTGCTACTGTGTATCCAGAACCTAGAGAACTGTGGAGTGAATGAAAGTCaggtctgtctccttctcagcACTGATCTGATGGTAATACAAATATATACCAGGCTGTGACTTCTCGGCCCCAGGCTCCTGACACCTGGTAAACACAGGCTAGTCCTACTCTGGAGAGGCCTTGGGCCCATGGGACAAACACAGACTCAGCATCCCGAGACCCACCCACAATCCTCAGGGCTGGCTTTTGCCAGAGAAGTCCCCCAAacatctccccccacctctccccgtCCCAGAAGGGACCCATCTCACCCTGGTGTGGGTTATCCCTCTTAATGGTACCCGCTGGGCCAGACCTAGGGGGGGCCCTCCTCCTTCATCAGAGTGAGTAACAACTTCATGTTCTccttcagggagagagggagctacGAGGAGACAGGAAATTTGCTGTAGTGTCTAGAATACACACGGATGTCTGACATAGGGTTTTGCAATATCCAAAGAGGGTATGCCAGTTTGACAGCCCCCCCTGTATCATCAGAGGTGGGGACTCACCCAACATCCCCATGGAGCCCAGCACTATCTCAGTAATCACTTATTAATCTGAACACCTGAGTGGGCTAGAGGTGTGAGGATGGCTCTTAGGGCTGAGGACAGAACAGTGAGTGGGAGGTAAATCTtataggaagtggcagagagagggctcAGGTGGGGACCACCTCCTTTTAAACAAGTGCAACGGGGCAACCTCTGGCCTATCAAGGTCccttcctttctagttccttcTGATGCGgccttctctctccaccaccccccaccctgacctGCTGAACTTTCTCCTGTCTGGCTCCTGATTGCATGCAGCCCGTTTGCCCCTATTTTCTCCCCATGGCCAGACAAACTCACCAGGCGGGACTGATGTCTCCAGGAGTAATCCTGAGGTCTGGTTCACTGAAGTCCTGATGACAATAAGGACAGCAGCCAGCAGTCACTGAGTACCAAGTATGAGCTGGGCActttgctaagtgctttacaaacatCATCTAATTCTTCACAAAACAGCCTCTCTCTAACGATACACACATTATCCTCATTTGACATATTAAAAAGAACTGAAGCTTGGGGGTTAGGGCAAACTTACACAACTAGTTAGTGCTGAGAGTTAGGAGTCACACCTAAATCCCATATATTGCCATCATCTATGCTCTAGGCACTAAACAAAAGAGgtagcatttttcatttctgttccttcttccccCACAACCATGAAAAAACTGGTGTCATACTGAGGCCTGGCTGTGGAGGCTGAACCCTATTCCAAGCGTTCACCCTAAGCAGCCACAggtttcccccttccctcctgggtTGGTGGGAAGTCCTAAAGCTACTGGAAGATTCTAGCTCTGAGGGACCCCTGTATCAGACATTGGATCACTCTTTTCCAAATGATCCTTTCTTCCTCACCGGCTGCTGCCACCTGTCCCTCTTCTTAGCTCCTGGAAACTGGGGTGAGCAGAAGGGTGAGAGGAAGGTCCTGAAGGTGGAATCTGACCCATgggagcaagag is from Suricata suricatta isolate VVHF042 chromosome 10, meerkat_22Aug2017_6uvM2_HiC, whole genome shotgun sequence and encodes:
- the TROAP gene encoding tastin, translated to MTTLQATKDPLLRGVSPTPSKIPIRSQRRPPLSTVKRCVRDQENQDPKGLVQKLSIQHPVDSAGPTPKVTHQTEKSEKSLGSTQLRNPLEELKPSPGGQNVGPRPPPQTEAPGTIEFVADPAALATILSGEGVKSCRLGRQPSLAQRVLVRGSQGGTTRRGQGARASAYLAPRTPTHRPDPARASCFSRLEGPGPRGRTLCPQRLEALIPPSGPSSHPSAHPSFQELRRGTGGSSRTSVNQTSGLLLETSVPPAPSLPEGEHEVVTHSDEGGGPPLGLAQRVPLRGITHTRDGRASHLIPSPGRVVPPSIAHPSPFGRAQRVPSPGTSAPTSYSVLRRLAIRPKTQFTPTLSAPRVQQARCLSGLSPQPCPEEPALPWEQIAVRLFDQESCVSLHEGPGKPTVATPHGPHPGTTPKLQELKMQRISILQQLLRREVEGLAGDKCVPLNGGSALDMVELQPLLAEISRTPNAPEQNSGALPLPGLLEDPVLPKPCLPEERVEPQFCTGAKLEIAQPPEPSDSREPGIPEPSVQEQPEVSEPCPPGEPRPLPADPQGQTGLLEPSPRIEPGASEACSLEPTSPESSPQPCCRQWAPATTCLIFSSQRPLCASPPIHSLRSLRPPTGQAGPSNLAPRTMALRQRLKACLTAIHCFHEARLDDECAFYTSRAPPSGPTRVCTNPVATLLEWQDALCFIPVGSAAPQDSPS
- the C1QL4 gene encoding complement C1q-like protein 4, encoding MVLLLLVAIPLLVHSSRGPAHYEMLGRCRMVCDPHGPQGPGPDGAPASVPPFPPGAKGEVGRRGKAGLRGPPGPPGPRGPPGEPGRPGPPGPPGPGPGGVAPPAGYVPRIAFYAGLRRPHEGYEVLRFDDVVTNVGNAYEAASGKFTCPMPGVYFFAYHVLMRGGDGTSMWADLMKNGQVRASAIAQDADQNYDYASNSVILHLDVGDEVFIKLDGGKVHGGNTNKYSTFSGFIIYPD